TTGATGATGCTCTGGTTGTTCTGGCGTATGTTCCTGGAGAAGATGGAGAAAAGGACTTTAGTAGCACTGCTCCTTCTCGGCAGGTATTCACGGTTTCTTACATATGATATGATGAAATGAAGTTATATCATAAATTGGTTTGTTCTTAAACAGGGCAATGCTCAAAGACCAGAGGTTCGAATAGTAACATGGAACAATGATGAACTTTCAACAGATGCTCTACCAGTACACGGCTTTGAGCATTACAAGGCAAAGGACTATTCTCTTGCTCATGCTCCCTTCTCAGGTGAACATTATCCAGTGTTCTTATATTATGTGGATGAAATTCTCCTGCTGCTCCTGCACGGCAATAGTTACCTTTTTCATTCAAATGTAGGTAGCAGTAATGCTGGTGGTCAGTGGGCTGCAGGTGATGAACCACTTTATTATATTGTGTCCCCAAAGGATGTAGTTATTGCAAAGCCAAGGTCAATGTCAACTTCTTGATCTTATCGTTTGGTGATTGATGCATTTGCTTATaaccaataaataaataaataaataaataaataaataaataaataaaagggagAAACAAAGGATGCtgtgtttttttaatatatccTACCGTACTTTAAAAACTTTATTCTTATGGGATTGGCAAACAAATAAACAGTCTTTCTTGCCAGCTGACCACTTGGCATGGAAGAATATTACAAGGGTTTGGTTCAAGGGATCAGCATTGTTCAGTTTAttcgtgattatatatatatgctcaTTAAAATATCATAGTATGATAATCTATAGAactgttatttattttagttaaatagATTACATGCCTCAAAGTAACTTCTGAGAAAGGGCGTTGCACTATCATATGCCAGATTCTTTAACTTTGTTATATTCACTACACTAGTAAATCAATCTAAACACCATTGTTCACTAGGAAGATTAAACGTACAAATGAAGGTTGTTtgtcttttagagttttttttatgtaaaatatcTGAAGTGTTTTGCTATCTTATAAGTTGGGAGTATAAATTGgaagtaaaaaaattaagatgatGATGAGAGAAATAAATGCATTTTAATTATTAGGGATACTGAAGATCATATTACTTGGCTTCTTCAACATGGGTGGCATGAAAAAGCTTTGGCTGTAGTTGAATCAAGTCATGGGAGAAGTGAACTTCTTGATGAGGTAAGTTATAAGCTTATCTCATAATAGTGGAATAAGGTTATCCATGTATTTTTGTTAAACCACACATGAATGATcaaagattaaaagaaaagaaagatcaCTAAAAGAAGTCTTATGGCTTTATGCTTTTATATTGATCGTTTTTTGTAACATTCTAATAGTCAATGTTTACTCCACTCACTCTAACAATCATTGCTTTCACTTGATATGTCTCCTTCTAAATTAACTTTTTTCCATTCGATCATAGCTGAGTTTTATATTTGTAGGTGGGATCTAGATACCTTGATCATTTGATAGTGGAAAGAAAATATTCTGAAGCAGCTTCATTGTGTCCCAAGTTGCTTCGAGGGTCAGCCTCAGCTTGGGAAAGGTAACTGAACCACATACTGGTAACTGTTAATCAGGCTTGTAGTTCTTGTTTGATGATTGAGTGTCAATGGACTGCTTTCAACAGATGGGTTTTCCACTTTGCTCACCTTCGTCAACTCCCTGTTTTGGTTCCGTACATGCCTACAGAAAATCCTAGACTGCGTGATTCTGCCTATGAGGTTGGTTAAAGCCTAAACCAAAGTAGTCACTGTTACAACTTACAAGTAATGTCTTTATATAAGCTGCATTCTGCAATCAACTAACTTTGACATTTTTTTTGCTTATTGTTGTACAGGTTGCTCTAAATGCATTGGCTACAAATCCTTCCTTTCATAAGGATCTCTTGTCCACTATTAAGTCCTGGCCACCTGTAATTTATTCTGCACTATCTGTTATTTCAGCTATTGAACCTCAGCTTAAAACTTCATCCATGACTGAACCACTCAAGGAGGTCAGCGTTTctcattttatctttttatagaaaaagaaattttagttTAAGGGAATGGACAAGAGAGAATACGACAAACACAGAATCACGGATAGATATGAAAAGAAATAGCTAACAAATAAACCATGTAACAATGCATGTCAATCCCTTTGAATATCAACCAGTAGAATACCAATAAATAAACCATATGCTGAGCACCAAAGGAATACCAACTAAATAATCGCATCCCAAACAAAAccaatattaaaaaagaaatcatTAAAAACCCTGGAATTCCTTTCTGCCCTAATACACCAAAGCCCTACAGGAATTGGGGACTGGGATGTCTTACTagttatatttatgttttcGATAGTCATTTGCTTATAATGATGTATTTGTTTTCTATGCCAGGCATTAGCAGAATTGTATGTAATTAATGGGCAACATGAGAAAGCTGTTGCTTTGTATGCTGATGTAGGTGGTCGTATATCTTTTCTGTGTGTTCAGGAAGCAAGTGCATTGATTGAAAGTGATTAAAGTACATTTATACTGATTTAGTTCCTACACCCTTCTTTGATGAAACTTTCAGCTTATGAAGCCAGAAGTATTTGACTTCATTGATAAACATAAACTGCATGGTGCAATTCGTGAGAAGGTATGCTTGCAATTTGCAGAAGTGATATTTATCTATCTTTAATCTTTACAGTGTCACTTGATGTGAGCAATATACTCTACATTTCTCCTTTGGTATTTCATGATTAAGCATTAATGAACCTATAGAATCTTTCTACAAGTTTTGTTACAGTATTAGGATCTAGTTATTGATGTTGTCACAtctcttatatttattaaatgtataaaaaaaatggatGAGTAGCAGAGTCCATCCCAATTATCCaaaatttgtttattaatatttgaatgGTCTCATATTTATCTGAAGGAGAAAACTTTGTGGTATTTCCTTCCTCTTGTTTAAGGGGAATTGATGTTTTGTTTGTACTTGTATCCACTTTTGTTAGAAAAACTAGAGTTTTTGGGAATGGCAATAGAAAATGACACAAAGAATGGGCGTAAATGTTACTGATGAGCAAGTGCCTAATGAATATGTTTATGCCTTGTAATTCATAAGATGGTCCTAGAtctttgtttatttatattatgattacaaAATGTCACTTGTATCCTTTATAGTGGGATTTGGGAGCTTATTGCAATTAGTTACTTAAATCAAACGTTATTTTACACTTTAGTATACATATACAATATGCTTATCATTCCCTGAGCTACTTTTAGCTTTCGGTTTGTAAACAAAAGATTAACTTTATATGCTGATCCCCATAACCATAGAACTTAAGTTGACCCTATAATTTTACTTATTCTAATACTAAATTATGAAATGACACATATAACCATCACTTTGTGTGCTTAATGAGCAACTAACTGATAACCAAATCAATGTCATTAACAACATATTGTATCCTTAAAACTTGTCTATATAGCTATTGGTGTCTCATTATACATGCTGTACCTGTTCAGGTTTTCCAACTAATGATGATTGATTGCAAGCGTGCTGTTCCTCTGTTAATCCAAGCTAAAAACTTAATAAGCGCTCCTGAAGTTGTGAAGCAACTTCAAAATGCTGATAATGAGTCTGACTCAAGATACTTCTTGCATTTATATCTCCATTCATTATTTGAAGTTAATCCACATGCTGGGAGGGACTTTCATGATATGCAGGTAGGCTCTGTTTCTATATAGACCTTTGCAAGCTTACTTTATGGATTCTTAAACGTAGATCAATGCAAAATTTGTATTTTGGATTTGTGAAATTCACGTGTTTGCTTTCACTGCTGCAACCTAAGGTAGTTGCTGCTTTGTAAGTCTGTACTTTTCATCCTGGACAAAAgaatttcttcatctttttaaTGACTTCTACATGACTCATATCCCGTTTTATTAACACCAACCTGTGAAGGCCAAAGCTTCTATTCATAGAGTCCCAGTTTGCTCTCTGGATGTTTGAAAAGGTAGAAGTCATCATATCCTGGTCTGTGGGTGCTTGCTCGTTTGCTGAAGTTTTTCTCTAGAAGACAAACATATTCTTTCAATTGtaaaatttaagtaaataatattattagcaAGGAGAACAACAACCTACATCGAATATATTAAACTTCAACAACGAAAACAAATATGAAAGACTGAAATGCCGTAACTAAAGAATTTGCTTTTTCCTGTGCCATTATATCCTTTCTAATTCATCCAACCAAAATTCCCGTACACCTGGTGATTCACATGCAAGTATGCAACAATAAATGTGACGTTTTTCTTCCCATAACAGCTTGAATTGGTCCTATATGGTCGTGCCCTTGGCTATATCTTTGGATTCTTAGATCCCATTGCCTTGTTGCTCTATGTACACTGTGGAGACTTGCCCTTGTTTTCGAAACGGAATCAGAATTTCTTATTGTGTAATAGAAAGTAACTAACTGTCGTCCGCACAATCAGTTATAGAATGTTTGGTTTTGATTAGTTCTGATCTCTGAAATTCAATCTGTTTTGCTAACAATTGTTGGCTATTACTGCCATATTTGCAACTTGTAGACTGATGGCCTTGTTCTATTGATGCATTTCTTTGTCATGTTGGAGGCATCAGTATTCATTTCAAGCTATTATAGCATATTATTGCTAtattcttcctcctttctttgcctgcaactgattttttttttctcagttAATATCATTGTTTTTTCTTCTGCTTAGGTAGAACTATATGCAGACTATGATCCAAAGATGCTGGTACCTTTTCTTCGAAACAGTCAACATTATACCCTTGAGAAGGTTTGGGATCAACCTGTAAATGACAGCTATATATTCGCATGCTAGTGATTCACGGAACCATTTCTCAATCGTTTTTCAGGCTTATGAGATTTGCATAAGGAGAGATCTAATTAGAGAGCAAGTCTTCATCCTAGGAAGGATGGGAAACTCAAAGCAAGCTCTAGctgtaattataaataaactgGGAGACATAGAGGAGGTATTTCAACTATTcatccagaagtggattttggTTTTAACTTTCAACCGAAATCCAAATTTTGAATCAGAATCTCTGGCATTTTATGTTGATTTTGGATTGGTCATAATCTTTTGCAGGCTGTAGAGTTTGTCACCATGCAGCAGGATGATGATCTTTGGGAAGAACTAATCCAGCAATGCCTTAACAAACCTGAAATGGTATAACTTGATAGCTAAgatgtatatttatatgttcATGCCTGTTTGGTTATTTTTGTTGAGAACCTTTTTGGGGCgaaaatgaaaattatttaGGTGCATGCACTTATtcaatattttagtaaatagaAGTAACCAATCAGATTTTCTGAAGCCAAAAGCCATGTCTTTAACATGACCATGTACTTAACTCCCCTATCTCCTTCCCAACACGTGAAAACTGTCATCGCAAGTTTTGTTTGTGTCAATCATTTTAAACAGCACATCTTTTGGCTACGTTTCAAGACAAAAATATCGAAACAGCAGAGAAATAATTCTTTTGGTTGTAGAGACGGCCAGATGGGGACAGAGACACAACTTTTTTATCCCAAAAGACGAAAAATTCTTATATTTCCTTCCCGAAGTGAGGACAGAAACAGAATCCAAATGCAAAAGTGTATTTCTACCATCATTTCCAGTGTCTCAAAGCTAGGCCAGTCATATTTGTTAACCCAAAGGTTGCTGCTGGGCTATGTTTATATCTTAAATCTGAACTTCTCTTCTATGTTTTTGCTGAGTCGAGTTGTCTTGTTAACGTTATTGTACTCGGCACATCTTGCCTCACCATATCTTAACACTAGTTTTATCTGGAGTCAGATGAGCAAAGATCTTTCCAtcgggagagggagtaggttatGTCTGTTGTCCCTTACAacagtttgtttgtttttggtGTGGGAGTTAAAATGTttaagaagaaataaatcctTAAAAACAAACGATCCAATATTCACTTGTTTTGTATACCTTGTCTTTGTCCAACGAGTTCTTTGATTCTTGTAATTGACAACAGGTGGGCATACTATTGGAGCACACAGTTGGAAACCTCGACCCCCTCTACATTGTAAATAAGGTTCCCAATGGGATGGAAATACCTCGGTAAGCAATGAATGTGACGTAACAActaattaaaaagtattttgatTGAATATCGCACTCAGTTTTAGAAGAGGTCCATCTATCTGTTTTTGTATTTGAACTGAGGAATTTGGATTCTCTAAAGTGAGGAAATTAGTGAAGTTATAAAATGAGAGGTTAATCACCCTTGAATTTATAACTTTCATTATATGTAAATCTCACTATTTTAATTCAATGGTCATTAAATACTTACTTTTTTACTTTACAAATCTTTTCACTTTAGAGGATCTTGATCCTGACTTGGGTGCTCAGAAGGTTCATGGTTGCGTAGGTCATTCCGGCTTCCCAATTCCAGCCTTATTCAGTAGCATTATGTTTTATACAgtgtaatttaatttctctGTCTACTCTTCTGTAGGCTAAGGGATCGGCTGGTAAAAATTATCACTGACTTCAGGACTGAAACATCACTTAGACATGGGTGCAATGATATACTTAAGGTTCTTTTCTCCCCCACCGTACCCCTAGTATAGTATAGTATAACGAGAAACCTTAGaatctaattaatttgatattatATTGTATCCCTCTGATTTTTTGACATCAAAATAGGCGGACTGTGTCAACCTTTTAGTTAAGTATTACAAAGAGGCAAAGCAGGGAATATGTCTAACTAATGAAGAAGATGAGCCACGAGCGAAAAGGAGAGGTACTAATGCTTCGCACTGGAAATCGTCTAGTTTTAGAACCATGGAAATGAACTCAAAGATCTCTAGGGGAGGTGCAAGATGTTGTATATGTTTTGATCCCTTTTCTATACGTGATGTATCGGTCATTGTTTTCTTTTGCTGTCATGCTTATCACTCAACTTGTCTTACGGATTCTTCCTACACTAGCAGTAGCAAGAAAGAGAGTGGAGTCAATaatagtgatgatgatgatgatgatgatgaaatgGAGGTTGGTGGCCCTCGAATGCGATGCATATTGTGTACTACTGCTGCTAGCTAGTTAGGGTGTGTTGCATTAATGCTTGGTTGTGTGTGCTTGCATGCATAAAGAGGTGCATGTGTGGTTTCCCTCTTCTTGTTGCTTCAATATGatgtcaatttttttcaatcaatataTAATGATATAGGTTTTTATTCACTCGTATTAATTATATCTAAGTATAAAGATAAATACTCACTAAGAGTAATTATAATGACTACTGAGTTACTACATGACTTACATTTTAT
This portion of the Arachis duranensis cultivar V14167 chromosome 6, aradu.V14167.gnm2.J7QH, whole genome shotgun sequence genome encodes:
- the LOC107472269 gene encoding vacuolar protein sorting-associated protein 41 homolog isoform X2 → MAPIPSENGVEGDDEREEEEEEEEEEEEGEEEEDEEAEEGEEEDDEEEPRLKYQRMGGSIPALLSNDAASCIAVAERMIALGTHDGIVYILDFLGNQVKEFPAHSAFVNDLSFDLEGEYIGSCSDDGSVVICGLFSDEKTKFEYHRPMKAIALDPDYTRNASRRFVAGGLAGNLYLNSKTWLGYRDQVLHSGEGPIHAVKWRTSLVAWANNTGVKVYDTANNQRVTFIERPRDSPRPELLLPHLVWQSDTLLVIGWGTTVKIASIRTNRYQVANGTYRNFPLSSMSQVDIVASFQTSYFISGIAPFDDALVVLAYVPGEDGEKDFSSTAPSRQGNAQRPEVRIVTWNNDELSTDALPVHGFEHYKAKDYSLAHAPFSGSSNAGGQWAAGDEPLYYIVSPKDVVIAKPRDTEDHITWLLQHGWHEKALAVVESSHGRSELLDEVGSRYLDHLIVERKYSEAASLCPKLLRGSASAWERWVFHFAHLRQLPVLVPYMPTENPRLRDSAYEVALNALATNPSFHKDLLSTIKSWPPVIYSALSVISAIEPQLKTSSMTEPLKELMKPEVFDFIDKHKLHGAIREKVFQLMMIDCKRAVPLLIQAKNLISAPEVVKQLQNADNESDSRYFLHLYLHSLFEVNPHAGRDFHDMQVELYADYDPKMLVPFLRNSQHYTLEKAYEICIRRDLIREQVFILGRMGNSKQALAVIINKLGDIEEAVEFVTMQQDDDLWEELIQQCLNKPEMVGILLEHTVGNLDPLYIVNKVPNGMEIPRLRDRLVKIITDFRTETSLRHGCNDILKADCVNLLVKYYKEAKQGICLTNEEDEPRAKRRGTNASHWKSSSFRTMEMNSKISRGGARCCICFDPFSIRDVSVIVFFCCHAYHSTCLTDSSYTSSSKKESGVNNSDDDDDDDEMEVGGPRMRCILCTTAAS
- the LOC107472269 gene encoding vacuolar protein sorting-associated protein 41 homolog isoform X1, whose protein sequence is MAPIPSENGVEGDDEREEEEEEEEEEEEGEEEEDEEAEEGEEEDDEEEPRLKYQRMGGSIPALLSNDAASCIAVAERMIALGTHDGIVYILDFLGNQVKEFPAHSAFVNDLSFDLEGEYIGSCSDDGSVVICGLFSDEKTKFEYHRPMKAIALDPDYTRNASRRFVAGGLAGNLYLNSKTWLGYRDQVLHSGEGPIHAVKWRTSLVAWANNTGVKVYDTANNQRVTFIERPRDSPRPELLLPHLVWQSDTLLVIGWGTTVKIASIRTNRYQVANGTYRNFPLSSMSQVDIVASFQTSYFISGIAPFDDALVVLAYVPGEDGEKDFSSTAPSRQGNAQRPEVRIVTWNNDELSTDALPVHGFEHYKAKDYSLAHAPFSGSSNAGGQWAAGDEPLYYIVSPKDVVIAKPRDTEDHITWLLQHGWHEKALAVVESSHGRSELLDEVGSRYLDHLIVERKYSEAASLCPKLLRGSASAWERWVFHFAHLRQLPVLVPYMPTENPRLRDSAYEVALNALATNPSFHKDLLSTIKSWPPVIYSALSVISAIEPQLKTSSMTEPLKEALAELYVINGQHEKAVALYADLMKPEVFDFIDKHKLHGAIREKVFQLMMIDCKRAVPLLIQAKNLISAPEVVKQLQNADNESDSRYFLHLYLHSLFEVNPHAGRDFHDMQVELYADYDPKMLVPFLRNSQHYTLEKAYEICIRRDLIREQVFILGRMGNSKQALAVIINKLGDIEEAVEFVTMQQDDDLWEELIQQCLNKPEMVGILLEHTVGNLDPLYIVNKVPNGMEIPRLRDRLVKIITDFRTETSLRHGCNDILKADCVNLLVKYYKEAKQGICLTNEEDEPRAKRRGTNASHWKSSSFRTMEMNSKISRGGARCCICFDPFSIRDVSVIVFFCCHAYHSTCLTDSSYTSSSKKESGVNNSDDDDDDDEMEVGGPRMRCILCTTAAS